The Paenibacillus sp. FSL H7-0357 nucleotide sequence TCCCTTGAACTTTTAAATAGTCCCTCTGATTCCCAGTGGCGCAAAGTGCGACTCGTCAGTCCCATCTGCTCCGACAATTTATTGATTGCAACAGATCTGTTCATCCTGGTCTCCTTTCCGAGCTCTCAAAGTTATAATAGCACTTGACGCTGCGACAACTTCAAGAGTGTTCCTTCTCTAAAATGAGATTACTTGCCCCTACTTATGATAAGGTTCACCGAAGCATTTGCAAGGCAAAATTATAGGGCACCCGATTGGATGCCCTAATGTTTGGAACAGGAGTGTGGAGCGGCAGACATTGGCTGTGTAAAGGAATTTAGAGGCTTGTCAGCCAGGCTGCCAATTCTTCGGTCTGGCTCAGAATAGCTATCGGGTCCCAGTAGCCAGAGCGATCACTTGTCCATAAAAACACATGATCATTTTTGACTGCTGGAAGCGCCCCCCAGATCGGGTCTGCTTTGAGTTCATCCAGCGTTTCCGAATCGGAGGTCAGTATAATATAATCTCCCGCATACTTTGGCAATACTTCCGCAGAGAATGAAGCCCAGCCGGGATCGGCCATTTCGGCTGTGACAGCCGCTGGAGGCTTAAAGCCGAATCCATTGTATACCGGCTGTCCGCCTTTACCGAAGCCGGTTCCGACAGCCATCAAGCTTTTTTCACTCATTTCAATAACTGAAAATGTGCTGTCTGCAGGTATAACCTTCAATACGTCTTCTTTGGCACTGGCGGTACGTGTGTCATAATCGGCAAGCCAGGCCTTCGCCTTTTCTTCTTGGCCAAGCAGCTCGCCGAAATATGCGACCTCCTCATGTACCGTTTTTAAGGAAGCGTACGGAATGACGACAATAGGCGCTATTTTTGACATCTGCTCATTCAGCTCAGGATAGAAGTCATCCATAATAATCAAGTCCGGTTCAAGCGATAAGATTTTCTCTACATTGCCATTACCGTCCCCTATATTATCAACATCTTTCAAATATTCCTGGAAGTAAGGATTTTTAATATGATGATCGGATGTTCCGATGGGTGTAATGCCAAGCGCAATAAGACTACCAAGATACTCCCCCGCAACGATTCGTTTCGGATGAAGCGGTACCTCTACATCACCGTTAACCGTTGTAACGATTTTGGTCTGCGGCTGCTCCACAGCATCATTCGTGCCGCATGCGCTCAGCATCAGAATGAAGCTTAGCAGCAATACTGATGCCAGCGTAGGCCTTGAATGTTTAAACATGAATGAATCTCCCTCTCTGATACCATGATACTGATAATCGTTATCAATGATATTAGTATAGTTAAATGGTTCAGGAGGGACAATGGAGGATTCCATGGTTATGGCAGGACAATCTTCTAGTATCTTCTTGCCGGCATGCACTTCTCTATAACGAATTGGAGAAACACCCTTGTATTTTTTGAACAGCCTGCCCAAATAGCTTGGGTCTTGATAGCCGATGCCCTCAGCAATTTCCTTCAGTGTAGCATCTGTTTCAAGCAGCAGTGCCGCTGCCTTATCCATGCGCACCTTGATTAAGTAGTCAATTGGGCTAAGCCCTGTACGGATTTTAAAATAAGAGGATAAATGGGGAATGCTGTAATTCACGCTTTCCGCCAGTGATTCCAGCGTAATAGACTCCGCATAATGTTCATGGATAATAGCGGCGACCTGAGCTGCCAAATCACGTTTCGCCGGGCTTACACCGTGCACCTGTATTTGATGAAGCAGATCATGCACAAACTGATAGAGTAAGGTCCGAACGCGCAGATGCACAAGTGGTTTCTGTTTCTCCCACTCCTTGAACATTTCACTCAATATCCGATGCAGCGCTACCGGGCTGCCCGGCGTTATACTGTACGAATGATCAAAGGAACGAGCCGGATCCAATAATGCGGCAAGCTCTGCGGGTACCGGAGGGTTCATACTCACTTTATAATAAACGCTATAATAATCCATGCCTTCGCTGCCCGCGACTATGTTGAGTACATCACCTTTACCTGCATGAAGCACTGTGAACCGCTGCAGGCGATGAAATTGCTCTCCCAGATAAGCTGTAGCCTTGCCGCGAACCGACATGAGAAACAGGTTTGAGGGTACAGAATAGGAACGAATGGATTCGCCAGCGCTAATCGTGGTGCGGCGAATATCTATGACTTTGCAATTCGCGTGATTCCAAGAAACCATAAGATCATTGATGTCCATGCCGCAGCCCCGCCTCCACTCTCAAAATTCTGTTTTATTTCATAATGGCCCCGCCATACGTGCTGCCCAGCTTACCGTTAACCTTCCTGCCGTTCTATCAAATAGAACAAATAATCGGTCGGGACCCCGGCGTACCCTTGCTGCCTCAGCATCGCGGTCACATTGCCCCGGTGATATGTCCCATGGTTGACCACATGCTGCAGGATGCCGGAGAAATGCGTATCGAGACGACCGTACTTCGGATGCTCGATCGTCATCGCCTTGTCCGGGTCTGGCGTACGCCGCAGCAAATCGCGAAACTGTTCGGGGACGCCAGCGAACAGCCGCCGCATCTCGTCCACGGTTTTGCCCTGTGCTTCTTCCGCCCAGCCCGGGATTTTCGGGAAAATCTCCTCGTTCGGAGCTTCCGCCAGTACGGACATATAGAGCTTTTCGTACAAATACATGTGCCCAAACAGGATATTCGTATAATTGCTGCGGATGTTGAAGCATGTATGAATCCACCTTTCCTTTATTCATCGTCGTTTGGCCGCCACTGCCGCAGCCTTATCTCTATCGTATGCCGGGTTCGCTGACAACCGTTGTCAGCGGAGTTCAATCGGGATCGTCTTCGTAATGTTTTGCGATTCCGTAAGCCATTTCCTGAATCTGACGCTTCAGCTCCAGCGGCTCCCGTATACAAATGGCCGGACCAAACGTCAGCAAATACATCGGAAGGTACTTGTTCATCGTCGGAACGTCGAGCAGAAACCGCGCCTCACGATCGGTCCTTTCCGTCAAATAGTGGCGTAGATACCAGTGGCGGCAAACCGCGTTCAACGTGTCGGGCTCCCCCTCGATACGGATGACCGTCAGCGGTCCGTCCGCCTCCCGTTTCCGCTTAGACTGGTCGTGGAAATAGGCAGACGCGGAGAAATGCTCCGGCTTTTCGAACCGCGCTTCGGTTGGCTCCAGCCGCGCGATACGATCTACGCGGAACGTCCGCATTGCCAGCGACCGATGGCAAAACGCGACAACATACCATTCGTTCCGGTCGTAAGCCAACCCGTATGGATCGACGTTACGTTCGTCGGCCTGTCCTGCGTTCTCCTTACGATAGGCGATGCAGACCGTTCGCCCATCCTTCGCCGCCTGCTCCAGGTCCCGCAACAACAGAACACCGGAAGGCGGACGCACCGGAGAAATCACATCCAAGCCACTCGTCTGGCGGGACAGATCGTCGCGCTGCTCTTCGTGCAGCCCATTCTTCACTTTCTCCAATGCGCTTTCCAGCTCTTCGGTATACGGATAGCCAGCACCTTGCGCAAATTTGAACGCGTCCACAAGCGCCTTCAGCTCTACGGAATTGAAGAATAATGGCGTCTCCCTGAAGCTTTCCAGAATGTGAATGCCGCCGTCGTGGCCCGATTCCGCAACGACTGGCACACCGCTGGCGCATAATGCGTCGATATACCGGTACACGGTGCGGATGCTGATCTCCAAACTGTCCGCGATCTGTGCGGCGGTGAGTTTCCTACCGGAGCGTAGCATCCAAAGCATGGATAGCATATTATCCCATTTTGCCAACGGGAGCACCCTCTTTCCTCGCGAAAATGTGTTCGGAAGTGACTCTTTACTACCTACGGGTAGATAACTTCCGTCTGTTCATCAAAATATCCAGCTTCGGATAAGACAATCTCACTCAGATCATATTTTACAAATATCCGTAAGGACCTAGCAATATGATCCCCATAATTCTCCCCAAAGTAAATACTGTAATAATCCCTTTGATCTACCTCATTACTTTTACTATCTGGTCTTTTTTCGACTACAACAAAATAAATAGGATCGCTCAATTGTTCTTCGTCTTCATTTGTATCAGGCCAATCCTTTAGTTTTACTGTAGTTTCGTTTAAATCGCTGTATTTAAGAACAAAGGAAAGGATCTCATCATCTGACGAATTACTGTTATTGCATCCGACAATGAAAAGAAAAGTGAGAATGAAAAAAAACCGGATAACCTTCATCAATCTGGGGGTCCCTCCAATGAAAATAAATAGGTTTAAAACGGTATTCGTTTGGGCTGTGGTACGATAAGCAGATACTTAGGGGGTGTCCCAATAGCCCTCAAATGGCTTGGTACACCCCCTCACTATTTTTTGCTTTAATAACTTTTCTTTGATCCAACGTTAAATTCTCGATTAGTTGCCCTCTTCCGTGGAAGCAAAGCCGCATTGCGGACTCAGGCAAATCCGGTTCAGATCGACGTATTGCTTACTCCGGCTGAGTATCCCCGTTATCTTCCAAATTTACTATGACACCATTGTTCTCCAGCTCTTGGATAACCTGCTCCGCTTGCTCATTCAGCGGGTTGTTTGCCAAAGATACTTCTTGTAATTGGGGCAACGTTTCGAGCACTTCAATATCCTGGATGAGGTTATCGTCTAGATAGAGATGTTCCAATGTTGGATGATTTTTTAACGGCGTCAAATCTTGAATTTTATTCCCGCTCAGTAAGAGCCATTCTAACTTCAATTTCTTAATGGGACTTAGGTCTTCCACCTGATTGTTGCTGGCAAGAAGATCGGTCAGCTTATTTAGATTTTTTAACGGCACTAGACTTTTTATCATGTTACCGTCAACAACCAGCTTCTCTAGAGAACTTAACCCGGAAATCGGTGAAAGGTCAGTAATCTGATTCTCCTCAACTGCTAAGAACGTTAACTTTTTCAACTTGCTTAGCGGTTTAATATTCTTTATCTTTTGGCCGGGCAGAAATAAGCTCTCGATGTTAACCGCATATTCAAGACCTTGTAAACTGGTGATTTTAGCCTTAGATTCGCTAGGATACAAAGATTCCAGCTTCTTCAAATCAACTGCCTTCAGTTCTTTCTTAGCCGGCAGCTCTAATTCCGCGCGAACGGCTTTCGCCAAAGCCGGGTCTGTAATGACGGATGCAGCCCGAATGGATGTAGCCGGTAAGAATACGAGAACCAAACAAATCACGATGATATTTTTCATTAGCTTAGCAGGCATATACATTCTCCTTTTCAAGCACATTGAATAAGTGCCATTCCTTACCTTTATCGGATTTCACTGCAAAAATGTTCAGCTTAACCTGTTGAATTCAATCAAAATAATTAAAATTTATACCGAAAAAATACCCTAAAACTATATCACATAGTCATAGGGCATTCGCGCTAAATTTTGAAGAAATATGAAAGCATATCTTGTCATTAAATCTCTCGTCCGACAATCGTGTCCGTTCTATACATTTTTTCTGCTTCAATAGGACTTTCTTTTGCTGTCATATGGTGCGGAATTA carries:
- a CDS encoding helix-turn-helix transcriptional regulator, with product MAKWDNMLSMLWMLRSGRKLTAAQIADSLEISIRTVYRYIDALCASGVPVVAESGHDGGIHILESFRETPLFFNSVELKALVDAFKFAQGAGYPYTEELESALEKVKNGLHEEQRDDLSRQTSGLDVISPVRPPSGVLLLRDLEQAAKDGRTVCIAYRKENAGQADERNVDPYGLAYDRNEWYVVAFCHRSLAMRTFRVDRIARLEPTEARFEKPEHFSASAYFHDQSKRKREADGPLTVIRIEGEPDTLNAVCRHWYLRHYLTERTDREARFLLDVPTMNKYLPMYLLTFGPAICIREPLELKRQIQEMAYGIAKHYEDDPD
- a CDS encoding leucine-rich repeat domain-containing protein; translation: MCLKRRMYMPAKLMKNIIVICLVLVFLPATSIRAASVITDPALAKAVRAELELPAKKELKAVDLKKLESLYPSESKAKITSLQGLEYAVNIESLFLPGQKIKNIKPLSKLKKLTFLAVEENQITDLSPISGLSSLEKLVVDGNMIKSLVPLKNLNKLTDLLASNNQVEDLSPIKKLKLEWLLLSGNKIQDLTPLKNHPTLEHLYLDDNLIQDIEVLETLPQLQEVSLANNPLNEQAEQVIQELENNGVIVNLEDNGDTQPE
- a CDS encoding AraC family transcriptional regulator; protein product: MDINDLMVSWNHANCKVIDIRRTTISAGESIRSYSVPSNLFLMSVRGKATAYLGEQFHRLQRFTVLHAGKGDVLNIVAGSEGMDYYSVYYKVSMNPPVPAELAALLDPARSFDHSYSITPGSPVALHRILSEMFKEWEKQKPLVHLRVRTLLYQFVHDLLHQIQVHGVSPAKRDLAAQVAAIIHEHYAESITLESLAESVNYSIPHLSSYFKIRTGLSPIDYLIKVRMDKAAALLLETDATLKEIAEGIGYQDPSYLGRLFKKYKGVSPIRYREVHAGKKILEDCPAITMESSIVPPEPFNYTNIIDNDYQYHGIREGDSFMFKHSRPTLASVLLLSFILMLSACGTNDAVEQPQTKIVTTVNGDVEVPLHPKRIVAGEYLGSLIALGITPIGTSDHHIKNPYFQEYLKDVDNIGDGNGNVEKILSLEPDLIIMDDFYPELNEQMSKIAPIVVIPYASLKTVHEEVAYFGELLGQEEKAKAWLADYDTRTASAKEDVLKVIPADSTFSVIEMSEKSLMAVGTGFGKGGQPVYNGFGFKPPAAVTAEMADPGWASFSAEVLPKYAGDYIILTSDSETLDELKADPIWGALPAVKNDHVFLWTSDRSGYWDPIAILSQTEELAAWLTSL